In the Hordeum vulgare subsp. vulgare chromosome 7H, MorexV3_pseudomolecules_assembly, whole genome shotgun sequence genome, one interval contains:
- the LOC123407916 gene encoding uncharacterized protein LOC123407916, protein MVSRGGGAVRSLLDRLRPPPRGRRCPFAMPPPVAAAAKGACFCSLGHSGAYGEGSWARRKGVLDLAAGRRFAPGSALSLKGCLDWQDGRRFRRVDGGAVEIKARVLAPQRQFVRDAEVRPSEEVGVKSVDGNGAYRRGKRLDFPEQPVPTKMVVAVDVDEVLGSFLAALNRFIAERYAWNHSVSEYHVYEFFRIWNCSREKANLLVHEFFTTHYFKDGIHPIPGARDALQNLSSFCSLSVVTSRQDVIKNHTLEWIEKFYPGLFEQIHFGNHFALEGQSRSKSEICRSFGAQVLIDDNPRYALECAEDGMRVLLFDYDNTYPWSKTGVDQSHPLVTKVHNWQEVEQKLLSWVAPES, encoded by the exons ATGGTAagccgaggaggaggagccgTGCGGTCGTTGCTGgatcgcctgcgcccgccgccgaGGGGGAGGAGGTGCCCCTTTGCCATGCCGCCGCCGGTCGCCGCCGCCGCTAAAGGCGCCTGCTTCTGCAGCCTTGGCCACTCGGGCGCGTACGGCGAGGGGTCCTGGGCGCGGAGGAAGGGCGTCCTGGATTTGGCGGCTGGCCGGAGGTTCGCGCCGGGCAGCGCGCTGAGCCTGAAGGGCTGCCTGGACTGGCAGGACGGCCGCAGGTTCAGGAGGGTGGATGGTGGTGCGGTGGAGATCAAGGCGCGGGTTCTCGCCCCGCAGCGGCAGTTCGTCCGTGATGCGGAGGTTCGGCCGTCGGAGGAGGTGGGTGTGAAGAGTGTGGATGGAAATGGCGCTTACCGGCGTGGGAAGCGCCTTGATTTTCCTGAGCAGCCTGTGCCGACCAAGATGGTGGTTGCTGTTGATGTGGATGAAG ttcttggaagctttcttGCTGCTCTGAACAGATTTATCGCTGAGCGTTACGCTTGGAATCACTCAGTATCAGAATACCATGTCTATGAGTTCTTTAGG ATATGGAATTGTTCTCGAGAAAAAG CTAACCTTCTTGTCCATGAGTTCTTTACAACCCATTACTTCAAAGATGGTATTCATCCAATCCCAGGCGCCCGAGATGCTCTCCAAAATCTTTCTTCATTCTGTAGCCTGTCTGTAGTAAC ATCTCGCCAGGATGTAATAAAAAATCACACATTAGAGTGGATTGAGAAGTTTTATCCAGGCTTATTTGAGCAGATTCATTTCGGGAACCACTTTGCCCTGGAAGGTCAATCAAGGTCAAAATCAGAGATTTGCAG ATCTTTTGGTGCTCAGGTTTTAATAGATGATAACCCGAGATACGCTTTAGAATGCGCTGAGGATGGCATGAGAGTTTTGCTCTTTGATTACGATAACACGTATCCCTGGTCCAAAACTGGTGTGGATCAATCACATCCTCTGGTGACAAAGGTTCATAACTGGCAGGAGGTTGAGCAGAAACTTCTCTCGTGGGTAGCACCTGAGAGTTGA
- the LOC123411529 gene encoding histone H3.2 produces MARTKQTARKSTGGKAPRKQLATKAARKSAPATGGVKKPHRFRPGTVALREIRKYQKSTELLIRKLPFQRLVREIAQDFKTDLRFQSSAVSALQEAAEAYLVGLFEDTNLCAIHAKRVTIMPKDIQLARRIRGERA; encoded by the coding sequence ATGGCCCGCACGAAGCAGACGGCGCGCAAGTCCACAGGCGGCAAGGCGCCGCGGAAGCAGCTGGCGACCAAGGCGGCCCGCAAGTCGGCCCCGGCCACCGGCGGCGTGAAGAAGCCGCACCGCTTCCGCCCGGGAACCGTCGCGCTCCGGGAGATCCGCAAGTACCAGAAGAGCACGGAGCTGCTCATCCGCAAGCTCCCCTTCCAGCGCCTCGTCCGGGAGATCGCGCAGGACTTCAAGACGGACCTCCGCTTCCAGAGCTCCGCCGTGTCGGCCCTGCAGGAGGCCGCCGAGGCGTACCTCGTGGGGCTCTTCGAGGACACCAACCTCTGCGCCATCCACGCCAAGCGCGTCACCATCATGCCCAAGGACATCCAGCTCGCCCGACGCATCCGCGGGGAGCGCGCCTAG